Within the Paenibacillus sp. AN1007 genome, the region ACGGGTACAGGCACAGTCGATAACACTTCATGGATCACCTGCTCCTGCACTGCACTTCCGTCTGTCCTGTTCATTGATTTCAGCTGAATCCGGTGGGAGAGGACCGGTACGGCAAGTGATTTCACATCATCCGGTACAGCGTAACTGCGTCCCTGCAAATAGGCATACGCCTGCACAGCTGTCATCCAGGCCAGCGTTCCACGAGGACTGATTCCCAATCTCACCGCATCGTGACTTCTCGTCGCCACGGCAACCGCTACGAGATACTGCTTGATCACGGCATCCACATGCACCCGTCTGACTTCACGCTGCATTGCAGTAACTTCCTCAGCCAGCAGAATAGGACGCATGTTCTCCAGCACATCGTTACTCCGCTCACGAGACAGCAGCTCTACCTCCTGCTCAGGTGCAGGATACCCCAGCGTAATTCGCATCATAAACCGATCCAGCTGCGCTTCAGGCAGGCGGTACGTACCTTCAAATTGCAGCGGATTCTGTGTTGCAAGCAGCAGAAAGGGTCTTGGCAGCGCATAGGTCGTGCCGTCCACCGTCACGCTGCGTTCTTCCATGGCCTCTAATAACGAAGATTGCGTCCGGGGCGATGCACGGTTAATTTCATCGGCAAGCACAATATTGTTCATCAGCGGCCCCGGTCTAAACCTGAACTCTCCTGCAGGCGCATGGTAAATGGATACACCGGTTACATCTGCCGGCATCACATCCGGCGTACACTGAATACGCCCCATTGCACAGCTTAACGAGGAAGCTGCCGTGCGGATAAGCATGGTTTTCCCTGTACCCGGCACATCTTCCAGCAGCACATGTCCTTCACTAAGCATCGCAGTAAGTATATATTGAATTTCCCGCTTCTTGCCGATGATCACCTCGGCTATTCGACTGCTGACCCTGTTCAACAGCTCGACGGCATGTTCATGTTCAATTCGTTTCTTGGTCATCGGACTAACCTCTCCTTCCCTGTCACTTAAATCCTGATTATCGTAATCTATGATTCATTCTTACCAGGAAGTAGAGAGAATAGTCAGATGATCCTCCATTTCTTTTAAATCATGCTGTAGGAATGTTTCAAATTCATCGAAGTCCACGGCGGGTCCACGGTGATTATCCACGCATTGTCCCTTGATTGCACAGCGTACTGCTCTGCCCCAAACTGCTCCATTAATTCACCCGCATCCGCCCAGATCGTACCTCCACTGCTTTCTATAACGCCCCGTACTGTCCTGCCCTCCTGGTTATGTAAACGTTTGGACGTCAATGTTCCCTTGACCGGGTTAATCTGCACAATACGGTCTTTCCACCAGGTTGTTGCTGTACCAGAGGTTTGATCCCAGCTTATGCTGCCTCCCAGTTTGGTCATATAACTGCGCAGTGGAACAAGGATTTTCTGATCTTTGAACCGGTATTCGCCAGGCCTAAGTTCAATCGTTGTGTATCCCAATTGAATCTGAAGTGGTTTGGCTGCGAGCCATTGGTTTGCATTCGTGTCTACATGTTTGGCAATCCAGCCAGCACTCGGGGACGGACGGTTTTTATATTTAACCGCAGGTTTAACCTGAAACTGCACAGGTTTGTCTGATGCCTGCATCAATTCAAAACGGTAGCCCTGCTGTTTGTAATAGTGAATAATGTCTGGCAGTGCCTTCACCGTCTCGGCATGTGCTCCTCCGTCATGCATCAGCACAATGGCAGAAGATGTTCCTGCCGGGACGTTTACAGCATGAGCTTTAATTTCACTGGCGGGCACATTCCGCCGCTTGGAATCGCCGCTGTCCACGTTCCAGTCCATGACAGCGTATCCTCCCTTTTTCAACAGGTCAAAATAAGTCTGGTCAAAATGTCCGTATGTTCCGCCAGGTGCTCTTACAAGTGCAGGGCGAACGCCTGCAATGCGGTTAAGGATATCTTCCGTGCGTTTGATTTGCTGCCAGAACGTTTGAAAATTGCGGTAAAGCTCGTTATATTCATGGTTATATGTATGATTGCCAAGGGTATGCCCTTCACGTATCATGCGTTTGATCATTCCAGGCATGCGCTCAGCGTGTTCTCCCAGCACAAAAAAAGTAGCTGGAACCTCTTCATCGCGCAAAATATCCAGAACTTCCGGTGTATGTTTGCCTGGCCCATCGTCAAAGCTCAGGTAGACTACCTTGTCTGGCTTATCACTTTTCGCTGCCGCTTCAGCTGACATTGCACCTGCTCCAAGCACCCCTGCCAGCAGCAGTATAACAAATGAGCACCACATGGACAGATGCCGCCGCAATCGCCATCTCTCAGCGGAATGATATGAAGTTTGCTGTTCAGCAAGCTGCCCGTTTTGTTTTTGTTCCGTCCATCTTCCCGATTTCTGTGCCATTGGTGAATCAACCTCCACACTCTAGTGAATTTGCTGATAGACTTCAGCAGATTTGTTAGAATTATATGGGGACGGATCACAAAAAAGACGTCATTTGATCTATTATTTTACTGCAATTGTCACAGGCTTCTGCAATGGGGTCATTGATTCTTGATCTGCAATTCGGTAGCATTAGAAAATAATGAATATGAACGGGCATGCAGCTGTCGGAACAGCCTGATTCATATGAATCACCAGGAGTGTGAACCTATTGGAAATACTTGAGAAGGTCCAGCAGTTATTCGGCTCTTACGGATACAGCGTATTGTTTTTCGGTCTGCTGCTGGAGTTTATTGCACTTCCCTTCCCAGGAGAAACGACCATGGCATATGCGGGTTACCTGTCCTACAGAGGGCAGCTGGATTTCGGTACGCTTGTGATATTGGCGTTTCTCGGAACGACGATCGGCATGACCATAACGTATTTCATTGGTGCCCGAGCCGGCCTTCCCTTTATCATGCGATAT harbors:
- a CDS encoding polysaccharide deacetylase family protein yields the protein MAQKSGRWTEQKQNGQLAEQQTSYHSAERWRLRRHLSMWCSFVILLLAGVLGAGAMSAEAAAKSDKPDKVVYLSFDDGPGKHTPEVLDILRDEEVPATFFVLGEHAERMPGMIKRMIREGHTLGNHTYNHEYNELYRNFQTFWQQIKRTEDILNRIAGVRPALVRAPGGTYGHFDQTYFDLLKKGGYAVMDWNVDSGDSKRRNVPASEIKAHAVNVPAGTSSAIVLMHDGGAHAETVKALPDIIHYYKQQGYRFELMQASDKPVQFQVKPAVKYKNRPSPSAGWIAKHVDTNANQWLAAKPLQIQLGYTTIELRPGEYRFKDQKILVPLRSYMTKLGGSISWDQTSGTATTWWKDRIVQINPVKGTLTSKRLHNQEGRTVRGVIESSGGTIWADAGELMEQFGAEQYAVQSRDNAWIITVDPPWTSMNLKHSYSMI
- a CDS encoding MoxR family ATPase, which produces MTKKRIEHEHAVELLNRVSSRIAEVIIGKKREIQYILTAMLSEGHVLLEDVPGTGKTMLIRTAASSLSCAMGRIQCTPDVMPADVTGVSIYHAPAGEFRFRPGPLMNNIVLADEINRASPRTQSSLLEAMEERSVTVDGTTYALPRPFLLLATQNPLQFEGTYRLPEAQLDRFMMRITLGYPAPEQEVELLSRERSNDVLENMRPILLAEEVTAMQREVRRVHVDAVIKQYLVAVAVATRSHDAVRLGISPRGTLAWMTAVQAYAYLQGRSYAVPDDVKSLAVPVLSHRIQLKSMNRTDGSAVQEQVIHEVLSTVPVPVQMSGQGRGRRA